The Xylophilus rhododendri region GACCGAACGCACCGCCCATCTCTCCAGCCATTCCGGCCAGGTCGCGTTTCCCGGCGGGCGTACTGATCCGGAAGACGACGGCCCCATCGGCACCGCCTTGCGCGAGGCGCACGAGGAGGTCGGCCTCGAAGCCCGCTTCGTCGAGGTGCTGGGTCTGTTGCCCACCTACGGAACCGTCTCGGCCTATGTGGTGACGCCGGTGGTCGCCCTGGTCGCACCGGATTTCACACTGACGCCCCATGACTTCGAGGTGGCCGATGTCTTCGAGGCGCCGCTTTCCTTCCTGATGGATCCGGCGAACCATCGCCGCCACCGCATGGACGCACCCGACGGCCGGCGCGAATGGCTGTCCATGCCCTGGACCGATCCGGCCACCGGCAAGCAGCATTTCATCTGGGGGGCGACGGCCGGCATGCTGCGCAATCTCTATCGCCTGCTGGTGACCTGAGCCGGACGGGGCCGGGCGGCCGATATGATCGGCGGATGAGTTTCTTTGCCATCCTGGTCGCGCTGCTGCTGGAGCAGGCTCGGCCCCTGTCCAGCGCCAACCCCATCCACGGCGGCCTGCGGGCCTGGGCGCTGTCGGCCAGCCGCAACTTCGACGCCGGCAAGCCGCACCACGGCTGGGTCGCCTGGACCGTGGCGGTGATCCTGCCCACGGCCCTGGTCTTCGGCGTGCATGCGCTGCTGCTGTGGGGCCTGGGCTGGCCCGTCGCGCTGCTGTGGAACATCGCGGTGCTGTACGTCACCCTGGGTTTTCGTCAGTTCAGCCACCACTTCACCGCGATCCGTGATGCGCTGCTCGACGGCGATGCGGTCAAGGCGCGCGAACTGCTGGCCCGCTGGCAGCAGGTCGATGCCAGCGAGCTGCCGCGCAGCGAGATCGTGCGCCATGTCATCGAATACTCCACCCTGGCCGCGCACCGCCATGTGTTCGGCGTGCTGGCCTGCTATTCCATCCTGGCCGCCTGCGGCCTGGGGCCGGCCGGTGCGGTGCTGTATCGCCTGGCCGAGTTCGCCTCGCGCTACTGGAGCGCGCAGTCGCGCCGCGTGGCCGCCACGCCGGTCAGCCCTTCGCTGCTGCGCGCCGCATCGCTCAGCTGGACGGTGATCGACTGGCTGCCCGCCCGCATGACGGCGCTGAGTTTCGCCGTCGTCGGCAACTTCGAGGAAGCCATCGAAGGCTGGCGCTACCACGCCCAGCGGTTCCCCAACGACAACGACGGCGTGATCCTGGCCGCCACCGCCGGCGCGATCGACGTGCGCCTGGGCGGCACCGCGCTGCGCGCCGCGCCCGACAGTGCCTTCGCCGAAACGCCGGACGAGGGTGCTGCCATCGACAGCTCCAGCACCCCCGGCCGGCCGCCCGAGAACGCCCATCTGGCCCAGGTGGTCGGCCTGGTGTGGCGCTCGGTGGTGGTCTGGGTGGGCCTGCTGGCGCTGCTGAGTTTCGCCCGGCTGCTCGGCTGAGCGCCCGGCCTGCGCGCCCTTGCCGGGCGCTTGTTCTTCCGTTTCAGGAGTCTTCAACGTGTCCCAAACCCCACCGCCGTGGTGGAGCCCGGTGGTCGCCGGGCTCGTGCCCTATGTGCCGGGCGAGCAGCCCAAGATCGAACGGCTGACCAAACTCAACACCAACGAGAACCCCTATCCGCCGTCGCCGGCCGCCGTGCAGGCGATCCGCGCCGCGGCGGGGAGGGCCTGCAGCTTTATCCCGATCCGGATGCGAGCGCGCTGCGCCGTGTCATCGCCTCGCGCCACGGGCTGGCGCTGGACGAGGTCTTCGTCGGCAACGGCTCCGACGAGGTGCTGGCCCATGCCTTCTTCGCCTTCTTCCAGCAGGGCGGCGCGCCGCTGCTGTTCCCGGACATCACCTACAGCTTCTACAAGGTGTACTGCGGCCTTTACGGCATCCCGTATGAAACCGTGGCGCTGGATGCGGCGCTGAAGGTGGATGTGGAGGGCTTCGCGCGTTCGACGCAGCAGCCGGTGGCCGGCGTGGTCATCGCCAGCCCCAATGCGCCGACCGGCGAGGGCATCGCCCTGGCCGCCATCGAACGCCTGCTGCAGCTGCATCCACAGCGCCTGGTGCTGGTCGATGAGGCCTACGTGGATTTCGGTGGCGAGAGCGCACTGCCGCTGGTGGGGCGCTATCCCAACCTGCTGGTGGTGCAGACCCTGTCCAAGTCGCGTTCGCTCGCCGGCTTGCGTGTGGGTTTCGCCTGCGGCCAGCGTCCGCTGGTCGAGGCGCTGGAACGGGTGAAGAACAGCTTCAACTCCTATCCGCTGGACCGTCTGGCGATCGCCGGCGCCACCGCCGCGATGCAGGACGAGGCCCATTTCGACCAGACCCGCAAGGCGGTGATCGACACCCGCGAAGGCCTGGCCCTGCAGCTGGAGGACATGGGTTTCCAGGTGCTGCCCTCGCAGGCCAATTTCGTCTTCGTGCGCCATCCCGGCCACGACGCCAGGGCGATCGCCGCCGGCCTGCGCAGCCGGGGCGTGCTGGTGCGGCATTTCTCGCTGCCGCGCATCGACCAGTACCTGCGCATCAGCATCGGCACGCCAGAGCAGTGCGGCATCCTGGTGGATGCGCTGCGCGAGGTGCTGGGCTAGTACCGCGGGGGTTGGCTGAGTTCGGCGTGCAGCTCGGTGTAGATCTTGTACCGGTGCGCGTCGATTTCCCCGGCGGCCAGCGCGGTCCGCACACCGCAGCCCGGCTCGTGCAGATGGCTGCAGTTGTAGAACTTGCATTCGCCCGCATGGGCGGCGATGTCGGGCATGCAGGCGGCCAGCTGCGGCGGCTGCAGGTGGTAGAGCCCGAATTCCTGGAAGCCCGGTGAATCGATGATGCCGGTCGTGCGCGGCGGCGCCGAGTCGTCGGGCATCCAGTAGAAGCTGGTGCTGGTGGTGGTGTGCTTGCCCGAGTTGAGCGCCTGCGAGATCTCGCCGGTCAGCGCCAGTGCGCCGGGCACCATCAGGTTGATCAGCGTGCTTTTCCCTGCGCCCGAGGGGCCCAGCACCAGCGTGGTCTTGCCGCGCAGCAGCTTGCTCAGCTCCTCGTGGTCGGCATCCGGCGAGGCGGTCAGCGACAGCGGCAGCACGCCGTATTTCATGCGCCGGTAGGGCAGCAGGCGCTCCCAGGCGCGGCCGAAGGGCTCGACCAGGTCGCTCTTGTTCAGGCCGATGATGGGCGTGATGCCGGCCGCCTCGGCCGCGATCAGCGCGCGCGAGAGCTGCATCGCAGAGAACTCCGGCTCGGCCGCGATCAGCATCAGGATCTGGTCCAGGTTGGCCGCGAAGGACTTGGTGCGCAGCTCGTCCTGGCGGTAGAACAGGTTGCGCCGCTCCACCACCTTCTCGACCGTGCCGGTGTCGCCCTGGCCGGGTGTGGGCGGCTGCCACAGCACCCGGTCGCCGACGACGGCCTGGCTCTTCTTGCCGCGCGGCGTGCAGATGCGGCGTTCGCCGTCCGGGCTCTCCACCACGCAATGCCGGCCGTGGGTGGCCACGACCAGGCCCTGGTCCACGTCGGCGGCTTGCTGCAGGCGTGTCGTCATGCGGCGAGCAGGGCGTCGGCGGCCGCGGCGCAGAGGAAATCGCTGGCCGACAGGCCCTTCACGTCATGCGTGTTGAAACGCACCGTGACGCTGCCGTAGCGCACGACCAGGTCGGGATGGTGGTCATGCCGGTGGGCGATCAGCGCCAGGGCGTTCACGAAGGCCAGGGTCTGGTAGTAGTCGCGGAAGGAATAAGTCTTTTCGATGGCGACGTCCGGGCCGTCGCCGGTAAGCGCCCAGCCGCTCAGCTGCGCCAGCTTCGATACCACTTCCACCGGGCCGAGCGCCTTGCGCGCCTCGGTGGCCCAGTCCTTCTGCTTGAGATCGGCGGCGTCTGCCATGTTCAGTGTCCTGCCATCCGCGCCAGTCGTTCGGCAGCGGGTGGATGCGAGTAATAGAAGCGCACGAACCAGGGGTCCGGCGTGAGGGTGGCGGCGTTGTCCTCGTAGAGCTTGAGCAGCGCCTGCGGAAGCGCGGCGTGGCCGGTCTGCGCCACGGCGAAGGCATCGGCCTGGAACTCGTCGCGGCGCGACATGCCGGCCGACAGCGGCGTGAGGAAGAAGGTGAAGGCCGGCAGCGCCAGCATGAAGAGCAGCAGAGCCAGCGCATCGTTCGGACCGACCATATTGGGCGCCACGCCCAGCCCCAGGTAGAACCAGGGCGCGCCCGACAGCCAGCCCAGCAGCGCGAAGCCCAGCAGGGCGATCACGGCCATGGTCAGCACGCGCTTGGGCACATGGCCGTGCTTGAAATGGCCGAGTTCGTGGGCCAGCACCGCATCGACCTCGTCGGGGTTCAGGCGGGCCAGCAGCGTGTCGAAGAACACCACCCGCTTGGCCGCGCCGAAGCCGGTGAAATAGGCGTTGGCATGGGCGCTGCGGCGGCTGCCGTCCATCACGAAGAAGCCCTTGGCGGCGAAGCCGCAGCGCTGCATCAGGGCGGTGGCGCGGGCCTTGAGGGTGTCGTCTTCCAGGGGCTTGAACTTGTTGAAGATCGGCGCGATCAGCGTGGGGTAGATCACCAGCAGCACCAGGTTCAGCACCATCCAGGCGCCCCAGGCCCATAGCCACCACAGGCCGCCGGCCGCGCCCATCAGCCACAGCACCAGCGCGGCGATCGGCAGGCCGAAGAGGGCGCCCAGCAGCGTGGCCTTGGCCAGGTCGGCCAGCCACAGCCCGGGTGTGGTGCGGTTGAAGCCGAAGCGCTGCTCCAGCACGAAGGTGCGGTAGATCGAGAAGGGCAGGTCGATCACGCCGCCGATGACCGCGAAGGCGGCCAGCAGCACCAGCTGCTGC contains the following coding sequences:
- a CDS encoding CoA pyrophosphatase; protein product: MIQPPPNDPEAQIPLTKLPGFDARQVPVAGVDSHLPAVPAERLAPDALRERLLRQPEWIPDMARDPMRAGREPRAAAVLVGIVLRPEGPTVLLTERTAHLSSHSGQVAFPGGRTDPEDDGPIGTALREAHEEVGLEARFVEVLGLLPTYGTVSAYVVTPVVALVAPDFTLTPHDFEVADVFEAPLSFLMDPANHRRHRMDAPDGRREWLSMPWTDPATGKQHFIWGATAGMLRNLYRLLVT
- a CDS encoding CobD/CbiB family protein gives rise to the protein MSFFAILVALLLEQARPLSSANPIHGGLRAWALSASRNFDAGKPHHGWVAWTVAVILPTALVFGVHALLLWGLGWPVALLWNIAVLYVTLGFRQFSHHFTAIRDALLDGDAVKARELLARWQQVDASELPRSEIVRHVIEYSTLAAHRHVFGVLACYSILAACGLGPAGAVLYRLAEFASRYWSAQSRRVAATPVSPSLLRAASLSWTVIDWLPARMTALSFAVVGNFEEAIEGWRYHAQRFPNDNDGVILAATAGAIDVRLGGTALRAAPDSAFAETPDEGAAIDSSSTPGRPPENAHLAQVVGLVWRSVVVWVGLLALLSFARLLG
- the rsgA gene encoding ribosome small subunit-dependent GTPase A — encoded protein: MTTRLQQAADVDQGLVVATHGRHCVVESPDGERRICTPRGKKSQAVVGDRVLWQPPTPGQGDTGTVEKVVERRNLFYRQDELRTKSFAANLDQILMLIAAEPEFSAMQLSRALIAAEAAGITPIIGLNKSDLVEPFGRAWERLLPYRRMKYGVLPLSLTASPDADHEELSKLLRGKTTLVLGPSGAGKSTLINLMVPGALALTGEISQALNSGKHTTTSTSFYWMPDDSAPPRTTGIIDSPGFQEFGLYHLQPPQLAACMPDIAAHAGECKFYNCSHLHEPGCGVRTALAAGEIDAHRYKIYTELHAELSQPPRY
- a CDS encoding 4a-hydroxytetrahydrobiopterin dehydratase, encoding MADAADLKQKDWATEARKALGPVEVVSKLAQLSGWALTGDGPDVAIEKTYSFRDYYQTLAFVNALALIAHRHDHHPDLVVRYGSVTVRFNTHDVKGLSASDFLCAAAADALLAA
- a CDS encoding M48 family metallopeptidase, whose amino-acid sequence is MPAAIPLELAQPSAASIQAAMAWMLVFGIALVLSLGVKFWLASRQMSHVARHRAAVPAPFAASITAEAHQKAADYTIAKLRLGLAELSLGTVVLLGWTLFGGLDLLNRLVIERTGPGMVQQLVLLAAFAVIGGVIDLPFSIYRTFVLEQRFGFNRTTPGLWLADLAKATLLGALFGLPIAALVLWLMGAAGGLWWLWAWGAWMVLNLVLLVIYPTLIAPIFNKFKPLEDDTLKARATALMQRCGFAAKGFFVMDGSRRSAHANAYFTGFGAAKRVVFFDTLLARLNPDEVDAVLAHELGHFKHGHVPKRVLTMAVIALLGFALLGWLSGAPWFYLGLGVAPNMVGPNDALALLLFMLALPAFTFFLTPLSAGMSRRDEFQADAFAVAQTGHAALPQALLKLYEDNAATLTPDPWFVRFYYSHPPAAERLARMAGH